TATTGCGGTAATGGGTCCAGAAGCTGCGGTTAATGCTGTATATGCAAATAAAATTGCAGCTTTACCAGAAGAAGAGCGTGCTAGCTTCATTGCTGAAAAACGTGAAGAGTATAAGAAAGATATTGATATTTATCATTTAGCATCAGAGATGGTGATTGATGGTATTGTTCATCCAAACAATTTACGTGAAGAATTAAAAGGACGTTTCGAAATGTATATGAGTAAATATCAAGTATTCACGGATCGTAAACATCCTGTATATCCAGTTTAAAAGCCCTATTTAGGGCTTTCTTGCTCAAAAAGTTAAGGAGGGGAAAACATTGAAACAAGCAGTTTGGTTTCCAACAGAAGAGTACAAGGAAAAAACACGTTTATATGGTTGGATGAAATCATTGGGATATGAAGATTATGAAACTTTTTATAATAAATCTATCGAGGAAACAGCTTGGTTTTGGGGAGAGGCAGAAAAGGCAGTAGGCTATCAATGGATGAAACCTTATACAGACGTGTTAGATTTAGAAAATGGTACACCGTTTGCACAGTGGTATAATGGCGGAACATGTAACGTTGTAGAATCAGCTTTATCCCGCTGGCTTGCGGATGAAGAGACGAGAATACAGCCAGCACTTCAGTACGAAGGGGAAAATGGAACTTCAAAATCATTTACATATGAAGAGCTTGACAACTGGGTAAGTCGTGTTGCAAATGGTTTGAAACACGCGGGTATTGAGAAAGGTGACCGTGTAACAATTTATATGCCGATGATTCCAGAAACAGTTGTTGCGATGCTAGCTGTAATGAAAATCGGAGCAATTATTTCACCAATATTCTCAGGCTTTGCGTCTGATGCAGTCATGACACGTGTGCAAGCGGCAGGTTCAAAAATGATTATTACCGCAGATGGATTTTCACGCCGCGGTAAAATTGTTTCTTTAAAAGATGAAGTAGATAAAGCTTGTGAACATTGCCCAACTGTTGAAAAAGTTGTTATCGTTCGTCATGCAGGAAATGATTTTACACCACATAACTATGACTTTTCGTGGAGTACGCTAGAAAAAGAAAAACCATTCATACATGCCGAGGAAATGCAAAGTGATGATCCATTAATGCTCATTTATACATCAGGAACGACTGGTAAGCCGAAAGGAACAGTACACACGCATGCAGGATTTCCTTTGAAAGCAGCTTTTGATGCAGGATTTGGAATGAATATTAAACAAGGTGATCGTGTATTATGGGTAACTGATATGGGCTGGATGATGGGGCCGTTTCTATTATTCGGTTCACTCATTAATGGAGCAACGATGGTTATGTACGAAGGTGTTCCAGACTTCCCAGAAGCAGACCGGTTATGGGAGACAGTTGATAAATATGAGATTACTCATCTAGGTATTTCGCCAACGTTAATCCGAGCATTGATGGCAAAAGGTGATGAGTATGTCAATAAACATTCTTTAAAGAGTTTGGAAGTATTCGCATCAACAGGAGAACCTTGGAATCCTGATCCATGGATGTGGCTGTTTGAAACGGTTGGAAAAGGAAATGTCCCAATCTGTAACTACTCAGGTGGAACTGAAATCTCTGGTGGGATTTTCGGTAATGTTCTTATTAAGCCAATAGCACCGATTAGTTTTAACGCATCTTTACCAGGAATGGCAGCTGTCGTACTGGATGATCAAGGTAAACCAATTCGAGATGAAGTCGGAGAATTATGCTTAGAGAAACCTTGGGTAGGTATGACGAAAAGCTTCTGGGAAGATGATGAACGTTACGTAAACACATATTGGTCGCGTTTTGAAAATAAATGGGTCCACGGTGACTGGGTCATTTACGATGGTGAACAATATATCATCACAGGGCGTTCAGACGATACGTTAAATATTGCAGGTAAACGTATTGGACCTGCTGAATATGAATCTATTCTTGTGAAACATAACGATGTAATCGAAGCTGCTGCAATTGGTGTACCTGACGAAGTAAAAGGTGAAGTTTGTCATTGTTTTGTAGTGTTAAGAGATCATGTAACATTCACAGGAGAATTAAAGAAAGAATTAATGAGTTTAGTAAACTCTCATATTGGAAAAGCGTTGTGTCCTAAAGACATCCACGTTGTAGAAGATTTACCGAAAACACGTAATTCTAAAGTAATGCGCCGTGTTATTAAAGCAGCTTACTTAGGAAAAGAATTAGGTGATTTATCATCGCTTGTAAATCCTGAAGTAGTTCCGTTTATTCAGGGGTTACAGTCTAGTAAATTATAAAGTTAGAAAGGATCTCTATATAAATAGAGATCCTTTTTTTATGTTTATAAAAAGAAAAGAAGTGAATTTGATGAAGAAGAAAAATTTTACTATTAGTGTTAAGTATGTTTTTTAGTTTTAATCAAAATACGATATTATGGAATGTCTATTCAATGGAGAAATACTAATTTACAACAACAAGGTGATGACAAAGCGTGAATGCTTATATGTCTGTTTAAACCTTTACGTGTTAATATATAAAAAGCTGACTATAATGAACTGCACCCCAATTGTTAGACACAGTCTAACAATTGGAGGTGCAGTTTTTTGTATGACAAAATTTACGAAGGATTTAAAGTCAACGCTCGTTCAAGGATTTAATCCGAAAATAATTTCTCAAGCAGAATATGCAAAACAGATGCATATTACAAAGGCACAATTTCAATACTGGTTACGCTTATACGAACTCCATGGAGAAGAAGGTTTACACGAGGTCTATACAAATTACACCGCAGAGTTTAAACTAGACGTACTAAATTTTATGGCTCAATCGGGTATATCGTTAATGGATACAGCGGCTATATTCATGGTTCCTTCTTTTACAACGGTTTATCAATGGAAGAAGCAATTTGAAGTAGGTGGCTTAGATGCCCTTGAACCAAAGAAAAAGGGGCGTCCATCCATGAAAAATAAAAACACAAAACATGATACTAAAAAGATTCCGGCAGAAGGTTCAGTTGAAGCGTTACAAGCTGAATTAGAACGCTTACGTATGGAAAATGCGTATTTAAAAAAGTTGAATGCCTTAGTTCAAAACAAGGAAAAATCACCAAACAAGACAAGGCACAAGTAGTCTATGAATTAAGGCATGAGTTTCAAGTGAAAGAATTAGTAAAGTTAGCGGATATCCCTCGAAGCACCTATTATTTTTATGTAAAACAAATGGATAGAATCGATCCAGATGCCGATTTAAAAGTAGAAATTAAAGCGATTTATGATGAACACGAAGGTCGTTATGGATATCGTCGTATTCGTAATGAGTTAGCCAATCGTAATCAAATAGTGAATCATAAAAAAGTGCAACGAATTATGAAAGAGTTAGGTTTAAAATGTCTTGTACGTATGAAAAAATATAAATCTTATAAAGGAACAGTTGGTAAAATTGCACCTCATATTTTAGAGCGTAAATTTACGGCAGATACGCCAAATGAAAAATGGGTAACCGATATTACAGAATTTAAATTATTCGGTGAGAAACTTTATTTATCACCTGTATTAGACTTGTATAATGGTGAAATCATTACCTATACAATTGGCTCTAGACCGACGTATTCACTTGTTTCAGAAATGTTAGAGACAGCATTAGAAGGTTTACCTGAAAATCACCAACTAATGATGCATTCAGATCAAGGGTGGCATTATCAAATGAAACAATACCGTCACGCATTACAAAAAAGAGGTATCGTACAAAGTATGTCTCGTAAAGGCAACTGTTATGACAACGCAGTAATGGAGAATTTCTTTGGAATCATGAAGTCTGAGTTTCTCTACATAAAAGAGTTTGAAAGTGTAGAGCACTTCAAAATAGAATTAGAAAAATATATAGATTATTACAATACAAAACGGATAAAGGCAAAATTAAAAATGAGCCCGGTGCAATACCGGACTCATTTTTATCAAGCTGCCTAATGAAATAACCGTGTCTAACTTTTAGGGGTCACTTCATAAGCAGTCAGCTTTTTATATATTACATTCTAGTATTTGCCGGGCAGTAATGCCCCATCTAAAAATTCAGCAAAAGCAAGGAAGTAGGTGAGGGATCAACTTTCCGGAAAAGCCCGATGGGTTCCAAAAGACATATTCTTTCCTTTACGTTGACATTAAAAATATTACCAATTTTTTCTTTTACAATGGCAACAAATAAAGAAACATTTACAACGACACTTATTTCGTTTAGAACTCCAATTATCATCACGATGACACTTTTCTTTAGATTTCCACCAATCATCATTACAATGTTTTTCCTGAGAACTCCAATCGTCATCACAATGACACTTTTCTTTAGATTTCCACCAATCATCATTACAATGCTTTTTCTGAGAACTCCAATCATCATCACAATGATGCTTTTCTTTAGATTTCCACCAATCATCACAGCAATGCTTTTTCTGAGAACTCCAGCAATCATTTTTCCAGGACATTTATTTCTACCTCCTTTCAATAGTGTTCATATTATTCTATGTTTTAATAAAAAAATGGCTTGTTTATTAACCTACTATTTTATCTTTATATGATAGAGTGTCTTCTACTCGATATAGAATTCATACAAACTATGCTAATTTTTAAGAGAAAGTGGAGAGAACTACTACTAGTTATGGTATTTTTCAATAAACACTTGTTGAAGAAAATGTTCTGATTACAAATAATATCTTATTTTCGAGTACGCTTTTTAAATGTATATTTCACAATGAAAAATGGGAAATCCACAAATAAAGTCTATGTATATGTGAGTTAATGGGAAAATCTAGTGTGTTTTTAAGGGGCGTCTTATTTAAAAGAAAAAAGGTTTGTTTTAGAAAGTGGTGTCTAAACATTAAATGGAGTAGGACTAAATTCACGGCCGCTCATTAAAAAGCTTTTAATTAGGAGAAGTCTGTTTTTATAATGAATAATGAAAAGAAAGTTTGGTACAATTGTTTGTTTTTTTCTTTTTATGTGTTTGCCTCGTACCCTTTTAAGCTAGTGGACATACTTTACTAATAGAAAGGATTAGGGGGTGAGGTATTGGGTTCTCGATTTAATAATTGTAAAAAGAAGTGTACATGTAAACAAGATGATTGTTGGGAAGTATTCGAAGAGTGTAAAAAAGAACAGCATGAGAAATGTGATAATTCTTGTGTACAAGGAATTAGAGATGAACTTAAGAAATTAATTAATCGAACAGTTCAAATTAATACAGAGGGACGTACTTATGTAGGTACTGTTTCGTCTGTCAGTTGTGATGTAGTTAGGCTTGCGGCTATTCCTGGATCGGTTGGAGTAATTATTTCCATTTGTAAAATTGAAGCAATTTTCCCACCTGTTACAACGGTTACTGCTGACTTTGATTTTAATGGTATTGATGTAGCAAACAAAGCATAATTAAGCTGCTTTTTTGTAAAGCCATTCACATGAATGGCTTTATTTTAATTTCATATAAAAGGAGAATATATTCTTTATATAGAAATAAGTTTGAGGTTATAAAGCATGATGTACGAAAGGAGCAAGGAAGTGATTAAACTAGAAAGTTTTAAGAAATCTGATTTTAAACAATTAATAAATTGGATTAATTCCGAAGAATTTCTAATACAATGGTCAGGAAATGCATTCACATTCCCTTTAGACGAACAGCAATTAGAGAAGTATATAGAAAGTGCAAATACACTCGCTTTCAAAGTGGTAGATGAAGAGACTTCAGACGTTATTGGTCATATTTCGCTTGGGCAAATAGATAATATTAATAAGTCCGCTAGAATTGGAAAAGTATTAGTTGGTAATACGAAGATGAGAGGACGTTCTATAGGAAAACATATGATGAAAGCAGTACTTCATATTGCTTTTGACGAATTAAAACTACATAGAGTAACTCTTGGTGTGTATGATTTTAATACATCGGCCATTTCATGTTACGAAAAAATAGGGTTTGTAAAAGAAGGCTTATTAAGAGAGTCAAAAAGAGTAGGAGAAACGTATTGGAATTTATGGGAAATGAGTATGTTAGAATATGAATGGAAGAAGTAGCAACGATAGTAATTTATAATTATATTATGTTAACAAAGGGGCTTGGTGGGTATAGTGGATAATAAAACAAAAATAATTTCAATTGCAGCTGTTTCGGGGGAGAGCTAGTATGTTAAAACTAACAAAGAAACCATTTTTGAAAAAGGCCTACCTGCATTGTTTCTGAGGAATAAGAGGGTGAGCCATAATTAAACGAAACTGAATGAATCTAGAAAAATTGTAACTAAAGTATGCATCAAAAATGTATTGAAAGGGATGAATAGTCCTTTATAGATTATTCCATATATAGCAAAACTGGTTAGCTTCTGATTTAAGCGCTACTAAATGATTATTATTAATAGAGTTATTCGTATACATTCTGTTCTTTTGGATGTTAAGTACCGTATAATTCACATCGTTTCGTTCATTTGAAAATGTTGATTCATTTAATAGTGTGAGTGTCGAGTTAATGTTGTATTTATCAATTCGCTCTTTTTTTCCTTTGAAAAACAGTTTGATAAGATGTGGCTCATTATTAATGAATAAGCCAAGTTCAGGTGATGAACGGACGATTAAATCATCTGATTTCCAATGTGATTTACCTGGATCAAACCAAGAGATGTCTTTATTTTTAATGAATTTTTTGTATTGCTTTATGACATCAATGTAGTTTTGTTTTTTTTTCTGATCAACCGTTTGTACTAATGTTTCGAAATATTCAAAAGGTAGTTTGTTTTGATGAAATTTAATAACAGTTTCTCGTAATTGTTTCCAGTAATCAAAAGCTGGTTGATATTCAGGTTGGGATTTTAGATTTTTTATAAAGGTTGTTTTAGCTGTACTACCTTTCAGTGTGAAGTCTAAAAATTGTGTAAGCCCTACTTTAATTTCTGTCATATTACATCCCCTTCCAAACATTATTCATTTAATAATAGACGAAAAATCCGACATTTTTAAA
This DNA window, taken from Bacillus cereus ATCC 14579, encodes the following:
- a CDS encoding IS3-like element ISBce18 family transposase (programmed frameshift); the protein is MTKFTKDLKSTLVQGFNPKIISQAEYAKQMHITKAQFQYWLRLYELHGEEGLHEVYTNYTAEFKLDVLNFMAQSGISLMDTAAIFMVPSFTTVYQWKKQFEVGGLDALEPKKKGRPSMKNKNTKHDTKKIPAEGSVEALQAELERLRMENAYFKKVECLSSKQGKITKQDKAQVVYELRHEFQVKELVKLADIPRSTYYFYVKQMDRIDPDADLKVEIKAIYDEHEGRYGYRRIRNELANRNQIVNHKKVQRIMKELGLKCLVRMKKYKSYKGTVGKIAPHILERKFTADTPNEKWVTDITEFKLFGEKLYLSPVLDLYNGEIITYTIGSRPTYSLVSEMLETALEGLPENHQLMMHSDQGWHYQMKQYRHALQKRGIVQSMSRKGNCYDNAVMENFFGIMKSEFLYIKEFESVEHFKIELEKYIDYYNTKRIKAKLKMSPVQYRTHFYQAA
- a CDS encoding AMP-binding protein: MKQAVWFPTEEYKEKTRLYGWMKSLGYEDYETFYNKSIEETAWFWGEAEKAVGYQWMKPYTDVLDLENGTPFAQWYNGGTCNVVESALSRWLADEETRIQPALQYEGENGTSKSFTYEELDNWVSRVANGLKHAGIEKGDRVTIYMPMIPETVVAMLAVMKIGAIISPIFSGFASDAVMTRVQAAGSKMIITADGFSRRGKIVSLKDEVDKACEHCPTVEKVVIVRHAGNDFTPHNYDFSWSTLEKEKPFIHAEEMQSDDPLMLIYTSGTTGKPKGTVHTHAGFPLKAAFDAGFGMNIKQGDRVLWVTDMGWMMGPFLLFGSLINGATMVMYEGVPDFPEADRLWETVDKYEITHLGISPTLIRALMAKGDEYVNKHSLKSLEVFASTGEPWNPDPWMWLFETVGKGNVPICNYSGGTEISGGIFGNVLIKPIAPISFNASLPGMAAVVLDDQGKPIRDEVGELCLEKPWVGMTKSFWEDDERYVNTYWSRFENKWVHGDWVIYDGEQYIITGRSDDTLNIAGKRIGPAEYESILVKHNDVIEAAAIGVPDEVKGEVCHCFVVLRDHVTFTGELKKELMSLVNSHIGKALCPKDIHVVEDLPKTRNSKVMRRVIKAAYLGKELGDLSSLVNPEVVPFIQGLQSSKL
- a CDS encoding GNAT family N-acetyltransferase, with translation MMYERSKEVIKLESFKKSDFKQLINWINSEEFLIQWSGNAFTFPLDEQQLEKYIESANTLAFKVVDEETSDVIGHISLGQIDNINKSARIGKVLVGNTKMRGRSIGKHMMKAVLHIAFDELKLHRVTLGVYDFNTSAISCYEKIGFVKEGLLRESKRVGETYWNLWEMSMLEYEWKK